Proteins encoded together in one Microbacterium sp. ABRD28 window:
- a CDS encoding chaplin family protein, with product MHTFVKRALWGTVIAGGLTLFGATVASAAETTGEDGLLSGTQAVVDLNAPVSVVGNAVSVIGDSESTSESATAQPSAAQPAGSAVSQPTQTTDGSDGVGSGSQAVLGIEAPVTVAGNAISVLGDSTSESSTTTTAPVTAPVAAETSGEDSILGGTQGIVSVDVPITVSGNAVSVIGDSDSSSTTETGTTGGGNGGSGGGITGVTSGEDSILGGTQVIAPITAPVTVAGNAIAASETATAPPTPPSPPAGTAAAAAGSPA from the coding sequence ATGCACACGTTCGTCAAGCGTGCCCTCTGGGGCACGGTGATCGCCGGCGGTCTCACGCTGTTCGGCGCAACGGTCGCCTCCGCGGCCGAAACCACCGGAGAGGACGGGCTCCTCTCCGGCACCCAAGCCGTCGTCGATCTGAACGCGCCGGTCTCGGTCGTCGGCAACGCCGTCTCCGTGATCGGTGACAGCGAATCGACGTCGGAGTCCGCGACGGCGCAGCCGTCTGCGGCGCAGCCGGCAGGGTCGGCGGTCTCGCAGCCGACCCAGACCACCGACGGCTCCGACGGCGTCGGGTCGGGCTCGCAGGCCGTGCTCGGCATCGAGGCCCCTGTCACCGTCGCCGGCAACGCCATCTCGGTGCTCGGTGACAGCACGTCGGAATCGTCGACGACGACCACGGCGCCGGTCACGGCTCCGGTCGCAGCCGAGACCTCCGGCGAGGACAGCATCCTCGGCGGGACACAGGGGATCGTGTCGGTCGATGTTCCGATCACCGTCTCGGGTAACGCCGTGTCGGTCATCGGCGACAGCGACAGCTCGTCGACCACTGAGACCGGGACGACCGGCGGTGGGAACGGCGGCAGCGGCGGCGGGATCACCGGCGTGACCTCCGGCGAAGACAGCATCCTCGGCGGAACCCAGGTCATCGCCCCCATCACCGCACCCGTCACCGTCGCCGGGAACGCCATCGCGGCATCGGAGACAGCAACAGCTCCTCCGACACCGCCATCACCACCGGCGGGAACGGCGGCAGCGGCGGCGGGATCACCGGCGTGA
- a CDS encoding GNAT family protein — protein sequence MTSSRLVDLWPAAGLRIRAGDLELRWIDDELAVDLALLAGRGIHDESLMPFARPWTRGSARDVARNVLTFQWAARSQIGVDRLVLEFGVLVGGEPVGIQSASGQQWSVLREVETGSWLGRAHQGLGIGSRMRALMLHFCFEALGAQSVVSAAFADNPASHAVSRRTGYVVDGVQRVVRDGAATTQTRYRLDRDRWQVVRGQNRELLGADVEIVGVEALLADLDPSQRASNDRSAGERPDMRKT from the coding sequence ATGACGTCATCACGACTGGTCGACCTGTGGCCGGCTGCCGGACTTCGGATTCGCGCGGGGGATCTCGAGCTGCGGTGGATAGATGACGAGCTCGCTGTTGACCTGGCCCTGCTCGCGGGTAGAGGGATCCACGACGAGAGCCTGATGCCCTTCGCCCGCCCCTGGACGCGAGGCAGCGCGCGGGATGTGGCTCGCAACGTCCTCACTTTCCAGTGGGCGGCGCGTTCCCAGATCGGTGTCGACCGGTTGGTGCTCGAGTTCGGCGTGCTGGTGGGAGGGGAGCCGGTCGGCATCCAGAGCGCTTCAGGCCAGCAGTGGTCTGTGCTTCGCGAGGTCGAGACTGGATCCTGGCTGGGACGAGCTCATCAAGGCCTCGGCATCGGAAGCCGGATGCGCGCGCTCATGCTCCACTTCTGTTTCGAAGCACTCGGCGCGCAGAGCGTGGTCTCCGCCGCGTTCGCTGACAATCCGGCGTCGCACGCGGTCTCGCGCCGCACCGGCTACGTCGTCGACGGTGTCCAGCGGGTCGTTCGCGACGGCGCCGCGACGACCCAGACGCGCTATCGCCTCGATCGTGATCGCTGGCAGGTCGTTCGTGGTCAGAACCGCGAGCTCCTCGGCGCCGACGTTGAAATCGTGGGCGTCGAGGCGTTGCTCGCGGACCTCGACCCGTCTCAGCGCGCATCGAACGATCGATCAGCCGGCGAACGCCCTGACATGCGGAAGACATGA
- the mmuM gene encoding homocysteine S-methyltransferase: MPTLAEALTRGIVVLDGGLGTLLEAHGHDLSSHLWTARLLRDDPGAVRRAHEAYFAAGARVAISGSYQVSYEGLAAVGLDRSEVDALLSRSVEIAREARAAAGLESGEAWVAASVGPYGAARADGSEYTGGYGMTVAELRAWHRPRLAALAAAGADVLAVETIPSLAEVEAISAELADLDVPAWVSVTIGDDGMLRTGESLAEAAGIAASLPRLVAVGLNCCDPRGVADALGVLGAATDAPLLVYPNSGEAWRADERRWSGAGRSLADDATAWRDAGASGIGGCCRVGPEEIRAIANALG, encoded by the coding sequence GTGCCGACACTCGCCGAGGCCCTGACGCGAGGAATCGTCGTGCTCGACGGCGGCCTCGGCACGTTGCTCGAAGCCCACGGTCATGACCTCTCGTCGCACCTGTGGACGGCGCGGCTGCTGCGGGATGACCCCGGCGCCGTACGCCGCGCGCACGAGGCGTACTTCGCCGCCGGCGCGCGGGTGGCGATCTCGGGGTCGTATCAGGTCAGCTACGAGGGCCTCGCGGCGGTGGGGCTGGACCGGAGCGAGGTCGACGCGCTCCTCTCCCGCAGTGTCGAGATCGCTCGGGAGGCACGCGCCGCGGCGGGACTCGAGTCCGGGGAGGCCTGGGTCGCCGCGTCGGTCGGACCATACGGTGCCGCTCGCGCCGACGGCAGCGAGTACACCGGCGGCTACGGGATGACGGTGGCCGAGCTGCGGGCCTGGCACCGCCCGCGCCTCGCGGCGCTGGCCGCGGCGGGTGCCGACGTGCTCGCGGTCGAGACGATTCCCTCTCTGGCCGAGGTGGAGGCGATCTCTGCCGAGCTCGCCGACCTCGACGTGCCGGCGTGGGTGAGCGTCACGATCGGCGACGACGGGATGCTGCGCACCGGTGAGTCACTCGCCGAGGCGGCCGGAATCGCGGCATCCCTCCCCCGACTGGTCGCCGTCGGACTCAACTGCTGCGACCCGCGCGGTGTCGCGGATGCCCTCGGTGTGCTGGGTGCGGCGACGGATGCTCCGCTGCTGGTGTACCCCAACAGCGGAGAGGCGTGGCGGGCGGACGAGCGGCGGTGGTCGGGTGCCGGGCGCTCACTCGCTGACGACGCTACGGCGTGGCGCGACGCCGGCGCGAGCGGCATCGGCGGGTGCTGCCGCGTCGGCCCTGAGGAGATCCGCGCGATCGCGAACGCCCTCGGCTGA
- a CDS encoding GNAT family N-acetyltransferase — protein sequence MTYQILEVPVDDPRAAALRAALDEDLERRYGPLNRDEPAHIKAARIEALRVAPEEVVSTWIAVTDDAPVGHVMLRRLGSEWELKRLVVTAAARGRGIGRALTERVIDRARAGDARRVILQTGAPQPESIALYTSLGFTPMPVYEPYRATMPNSLCFELRLAPSPLTVS from the coding sequence GTGACCTACCAGATTCTCGAGGTTCCCGTGGACGATCCGCGCGCCGCGGCACTGCGCGCTGCACTCGACGAGGACCTCGAACGACGCTACGGACCCCTGAACCGGGATGAGCCGGCGCACATCAAGGCAGCACGGATCGAGGCGCTGCGCGTCGCGCCGGAGGAGGTCGTGTCGACCTGGATCGCAGTCACCGATGACGCGCCCGTCGGGCACGTCATGCTTCGGCGCCTGGGATCCGAATGGGAGCTGAAGCGCCTCGTCGTCACAGCCGCCGCCCGTGGCCGCGGGATCGGACGCGCCCTCACGGAACGGGTCATCGACCGGGCGCGTGCCGGGGATGCGCGCCGGGTCATCCTGCAGACAGGCGCTCCGCAGCCCGAGTCGATCGCGCTGTACACCAGCCTCGGATTCACCCCGATGCCGGTGTACGAGCCCTACCGCGCGACGATGCCGAACTCGCTGTGCTTCGAGCTGCGGCTTGCCCCGAGCCCCTTGACAGTGTCATAG
- the dnaB gene encoding replicative DNA helicase — translation MSIADISDERMGGRREPERTPPHDMAAEQSTLGGMLLSKDAVADVIETLRGADFYIPKHEIIYEAILSLYSHGEPTDVIAVTDELIKTGDLQRAGGADYLHTLTSIVPTAANAGYYASIVAERALLRRLVEAGTRIVQMGYKGEGDAIELVNNAQAEIYSVNSGQETEDYVPLTIAVDAAVDEIEAARGRDGQMTGIPTGFSGLDQLTNGLHPGQMIVVAARPAMGKSTLALDFARAAAIKNNMPTIVFSLEMGRSEIAMRLMSAEAAVPLQNMRKGTLDSRDWTTIASTRGRINDAPLYIDDSPNMTLVEIRAKCRRLKQRVGLKMVIIDYLQLMTSGKRVESRQQEVSEFSRALKLLAKELQVPVIALSQLNRGPEQRADKKPALSDLRESGSIEQDADMVVLLHREAAYERDSPRAGEADLIVAKHRNGPTDTVVVAFQGHFSRFTDMAVGM, via the coding sequence ATGTCGATCGCAGACATCTCTGATGAACGCATGGGCGGTCGGCGCGAGCCGGAGCGCACACCGCCGCACGACATGGCGGCCGAGCAGAGCACGCTGGGCGGGATGCTGCTGTCGAAGGACGCCGTCGCCGACGTCATCGAGACGCTGCGCGGCGCGGATTTCTACATCCCGAAGCACGAGATCATCTACGAGGCGATCCTTTCTCTGTATTCGCACGGTGAGCCGACGGATGTCATCGCGGTCACGGATGAGCTCATCAAGACCGGTGACCTGCAGCGAGCGGGTGGGGCGGACTACCTGCACACCCTGACCTCGATCGTGCCGACCGCGGCGAACGCGGGCTACTACGCATCCATCGTCGCCGAGCGGGCGCTGCTGCGGCGCCTCGTCGAGGCCGGGACCCGCATCGTGCAGATGGGCTACAAGGGCGAGGGCGACGCGATCGAGCTCGTCAACAACGCTCAGGCCGAGATCTACTCCGTCAACAGCGGGCAGGAGACCGAGGATTACGTCCCGCTGACCATTGCCGTCGACGCCGCGGTGGACGAGATCGAGGCCGCGCGTGGGCGCGATGGTCAGATGACCGGCATCCCGACCGGCTTCTCGGGGCTCGACCAGCTCACGAACGGTCTGCACCCCGGGCAGATGATCGTCGTGGCAGCGAGGCCGGCTATGGGCAAATCAACGCTGGCTCTGGATTTTGCGCGCGCGGCCGCGATCAAGAACAACATGCCGACCATCGTCTTCTCCCTCGAAATGGGGCGGAGTGAGATCGCCATGCGCCTCATGAGCGCCGAGGCGGCCGTACCGCTGCAGAACATGCGCAAGGGCACGCTCGACTCGCGCGACTGGACGACGATCGCCTCCACCCGCGGACGCATCAACGATGCTCCCCTCTACATCGACGACAGCCCCAACATGACCCTGGTCGAGATCCGCGCGAAGTGCCGCCGCCTCAAGCAGCGAGTGGGTCTGAAGATGGTCATCATCGACTACCTGCAGCTCATGACGAGCGGCAAGCGCGTCGAGTCGCGTCAGCAGGAGGTCTCGGAGTTCTCCCGTGCCCTGAAGCTTCTCGCCAAGGAGCTCCAGGTGCCGGTGATCGCCCTGTCGCAGCTGAACCGTGGTCCCGAGCAGCGGGCGGACAAGAAGCCGGCCCTGTCCGACCTCCGCGAGTCGGGTTCGATCGAGCAGGATGCCGACATGGTCGTCCTGCTCCACCGTGAGGCGGCGTACGAGCGCGACAGCCCTCGCGCCGGCGAAGCCGACCTGATCGTGGCCAAGCACCGTAACGGCCCGACCGACACCGTGGTCGTAGCGTTCCAGGGGCACTTCTCCCGCTTCACCGACATGGCCGTGGGGATGTAG
- the rpsR gene encoding 30S ribosomal protein S18, which produces MAGKSSGDRRKPRKGAKNAAPAKAIRVGVIDYKDVATLRKFISERGKIRARRITGVSVQEQRLIARAIKNAREMALLPYSGAGR; this is translated from the coding sequence ATGGCTGGAAAGTCGAGCGGCGACCGCCGCAAGCCGCGGAAGGGCGCGAAGAACGCCGCTCCCGCGAAGGCGATCCGCGTCGGCGTCATTGACTACAAGGACGTCGCCACGCTTCGCAAGTTCATTTCGGAGCGCGGCAAGATCCGCGCCCGTCGTATCACCGGTGTCTCGGTTCAGGAGCAGCGTCTGATCGCCCGCGCGATCAAGAACGCCCGCGAAATGGCGCTCCTGCCCTACTCCGGCGCTGGCCGCTAA
- a CDS encoding single-stranded DNA-binding protein → MAGETIITVVGNLTADPELRYTQNGLPVANFTIASTPRTFDRQANEWKDGDALFLRASVWREFAEHVAGSLTKGSRVIATGRLKQRNYQDREGNNRTSIELEVDEIGPSLRYATAQVTRASSGGGGGGGRQQAQVADEPWATPGSSNAGGADAWSTPGSAAYGDDTPF, encoded by the coding sequence ATGGCCGGCGAAACGATCATCACCGTCGTGGGAAACCTCACGGCAGATCCCGAACTGCGCTACACGCAGAACGGCCTGCCCGTCGCGAACTTCACGATCGCATCGACGCCGCGTACCTTCGACCGTCAGGCGAACGAGTGGAAGGACGGCGACGCGCTGTTCCTCCGCGCGAGCGTGTGGCGGGAGTTCGCCGAGCATGTCGCCGGTTCGCTGACGAAGGGCTCCCGCGTCATCGCGACCGGTCGCCTGAAGCAGCGCAACTACCAGGACCGCGAGGGCAACAACCGCACCTCCATCGAGCTCGAGGTCGACGAGATCGGTCCGTCGCTGCGTTATGCGACGGCCCAGGTCACGCGCGCATCGAGCGGTGGCGGCGGCGGCGGAGGCCGTCAGCAGGCGCAGGTGGCGGATGAGCCGTGGGCGACCCCCGGCTCGTCGAACGCCGGCGGCGCCGACGCCTGGAGCACCCCCGGGTCCGCCGCCTACGGCGACGACACGCCCTTCTAA
- a CDS encoding TetR/AcrR family transcriptional regulator, protein MRSQILHTARRLTLEGGAVPSLNAVVEAAGVSKGGLMHHFPTRSALVVGLARQALDEVDAAMVEAAAVGAAARTWLELSLPDDNDRALLQALASSFRPTDDEFGPLLRDSVVAIDRWEALIASEVGDEIQAHAIRLVGDALVANSLVGLNRDQENVDALLRFLTFERASTDDAR, encoded by the coding sequence ATGCGGTCGCAGATTCTGCACACAGCCCGCCGCCTGACGCTCGAGGGGGGTGCGGTCCCGTCTCTGAATGCCGTCGTGGAGGCCGCGGGGGTGTCCAAAGGTGGCTTGATGCACCACTTCCCCACCCGGTCTGCTCTGGTGGTGGGACTGGCTCGACAGGCACTCGATGAGGTCGATGCCGCCATGGTCGAAGCAGCTGCGGTGGGCGCCGCGGCGCGAACGTGGCTGGAACTGTCTCTCCCTGACGACAACGACAGGGCGCTGTTGCAGGCCCTCGCCTCGAGCTTTCGGCCGACCGATGACGAATTCGGCCCCCTCCTCAGAGACTCCGTCGTCGCCATCGACCGGTGGGAGGCGCTGATCGCCTCCGAGGTGGGAGACGAGATCCAGGCGCACGCCATCCGCCTCGTCGGCGATGCACTCGTGGCCAACTCACTGGTCGGCCTCAATCGCGACCAGGAGAACGTTGACGCGCTCCTGCGCTTCCTGACCTTCGAGCGCGCGTCCACGGATGATGCTCGATGA
- the rplI gene encoding 50S ribosomal protein L9, with amino-acid sequence MSKLILTNEVAGLGSAGDVVDVKDGYARNYLIPQGFAVQWTRGGEKQVASIRAAREARAFHDHEEAVALKNRLESNTVKLTVKAGAEGRLFGSVKTGDVADAVKAAGLGELDKRTIHITSPIKAVGEHEATVRLRDDLTAVITLQVVAAK; translated from the coding sequence ATGTCGAAGCTGATTCTCACGAACGAGGTCGCCGGCCTCGGTTCGGCCGGTGACGTCGTCGATGTCAAGGACGGGTACGCCCGTAACTACCTCATCCCGCAGGGCTTCGCCGTGCAGTGGACCCGCGGTGGCGAGAAGCAGGTGGCGTCGATTCGCGCCGCCCGCGAGGCCCGCGCGTTCCACGACCACGAAGAAGCCGTGGCGCTGAAGAACCGTCTCGAGTCCAACACCGTCAAGCTGACCGTCAAGGCCGGCGCCGAGGGGCGTCTGTTCGGCTCGGTCAAGACCGGTGACGTGGCCGACGCGGTCAAGGCCGCCGGCCTCGGCGAGCTGGACAAGCGCACCATCCACATCACCTCGCCGATCAAGGCCGTGGGCGAGCACGAGGCGACCGTTCGCCTGCGTGACGACCTCACCGCCGTCATCACGCTGCAGGTCGTCGCCGCGAAATAA
- a CDS encoding GNAT family N-acetyltransferase — protein sequence MRATIRAPRPADAAAIAEVHVAAWRETYSHLLPADFFSPSYLAGRQRLWRHVLAEPRDDMTIRVAEIGGDIIGFAWLGPGEGRDAEAPPRDRLLYAIYVLADHHGTGAGQALLDETVGEGPAMLWVAKENPRAVAFYLRNGFRFDGVEQNDPHAPLITDARMVR from the coding sequence ATGAGAGCGACGATTCGAGCGCCGCGACCGGCGGACGCGGCAGCGATCGCCGAGGTGCACGTCGCAGCCTGGCGGGAGACCTACTCGCACCTTCTCCCCGCAGACTTCTTCTCCCCGTCGTACCTGGCCGGTCGCCAGCGGCTCTGGAGACACGTGCTCGCTGAGCCACGGGACGACATGACGATTCGCGTCGCGGAGATCGGCGGTGACATCATCGGGTTCGCCTGGCTTGGGCCCGGTGAAGGACGGGACGCCGAGGCACCGCCGCGCGACCGGCTCCTCTACGCGATCTACGTCCTCGCTGACCATCACGGAACGGGCGCCGGGCAGGCCTTGCTCGATGAGACCGTCGGTGAGGGGCCGGCGATGCTCTGGGTCGCGAAGGAGAATCCCCGCGCGGTCGCCTTCTACCTCCGCAACGGGTTCCGCTTCGACGGCGTCGAGCAGAACGACCCGCATGCCCCGCTGATCACCGACGCGCGAATGGTGCGGTGA
- a CDS encoding FAD-dependent oxidoreductase has translation MAVDVTVVGGGISGLACARAVTVGGLSVRVLDRGRRVGGRLSSRTLWGRPVDLGASYFVSDDSDFDSVVRAWADRGLARPWTDTFAVIDADGEQTRKKGPMRWAAPRGLRSLAVDLAEGLDVRTEHTVERVEPHRIDGDEAGEVVLAMPGPQAARLIDVAPGGELAWEPVIAVALRWDSRQWPIDFHGAFVDADPDVSFIADDGDRRGDAAPVLVVHTAAERARRHLHDPATAIPPVLDAVRRLLRIDAEPAVTFAHRWTFARPVETTGAPFFRTPGLSACGDAWGDRAAVRTAWGSGHALGKALAET, from the coding sequence ATGGCAGTGGACGTGACGGTGGTCGGTGGCGGAATCTCCGGGCTCGCGTGCGCCCGAGCGGTCACGGTCGGAGGCCTGTCGGTCCGCGTTCTCGATCGCGGGCGTCGGGTCGGCGGGCGTCTGTCGAGCCGAACGCTCTGGGGGCGCCCGGTCGATCTCGGTGCCTCCTACTTCGTCTCGGACGATTCCGACTTCGACAGCGTCGTTCGCGCATGGGCGGACCGTGGCCTCGCCCGCCCCTGGACCGACACCTTCGCCGTGATCGACGCCGACGGTGAACAGACGCGCAAGAAGGGACCGATGCGCTGGGCTGCGCCGCGAGGGCTGCGATCGCTCGCTGTAGATCTCGCGGAAGGCCTCGATGTGCGCACCGAACACACCGTCGAGCGCGTCGAGCCGCACCGCATCGACGGGGACGAGGCCGGCGAGGTCGTTCTCGCCATGCCCGGCCCCCAGGCTGCGCGCCTTATCGACGTTGCTCCCGGCGGTGAGCTCGCGTGGGAGCCCGTCATCGCCGTGGCGCTGCGATGGGACAGCAGGCAATGGCCGATCGATTTTCACGGCGCCTTCGTCGACGCCGACCCGGACGTGTCGTTCATCGCCGACGACGGCGACCGCCGGGGCGACGCCGCACCCGTGCTCGTCGTGCACACGGCAGCCGAGCGCGCCCGTAGGCACCTCCACGATCCTGCGACGGCGATCCCGCCCGTGCTCGACGCCGTGCGACGGCTCCTGCGGATCGACGCCGAACCCGCCGTGACGTTCGCCCATCGCTGGACGTTCGCCCGCCCCGTGGAAACGACCGGTGCGCCGTTCTTCCGGACTCCGGGGCTGTCCGCCTGCGGCGATGCCTGGGGTGATCGGGCCGCTGTCCGCACGGCGTGGGGCTCCGGTCACGCACTTGGTAAAGCACTCGCCGAGACGTGA
- a CDS encoding GAP family protein: protein MTGVLIAGIAGLALLDSLNPATIVAVTLVLLAAPRRPALVAGAAVLGAALTVFTVGAALFLTAGAAAGAVEGIVIGLRFVAFGAAGIALIVAGIRRLRDRPRRAIEVPGWFSPWTALPFGMLLTAADLPNAFPYFIAIERMVSTGVTPGTGLAILAGYTVIYCLPCLLLLVVGIISGKRVRERLQQLVDTLGTGTVKRSVPIAVVLCLLGLAVASVPFLLV from the coding sequence ATGACGGGTGTACTGATCGCCGGCATCGCGGGGCTGGCGCTGCTCGATTCGCTGAACCCGGCGACGATCGTGGCGGTCACCCTCGTCCTGCTGGCCGCTCCTCGCCGGCCGGCGCTCGTCGCCGGCGCCGCCGTCCTCGGCGCTGCCTTGACGGTCTTCACCGTCGGGGCCGCGTTGTTCCTCACCGCTGGCGCCGCGGCCGGAGCGGTAGAAGGGATCGTCATCGGACTTCGGTTCGTGGCATTCGGCGCAGCGGGCATCGCGCTCATCGTCGCCGGCATCCGCCGATTGCGAGATCGCCCGCGACGCGCCATCGAAGTTCCGGGCTGGTTCAGCCCCTGGACCGCCCTGCCGTTCGGGATGCTCCTCACCGCCGCTGACCTCCCGAATGCGTTCCCGTACTTCATTGCCATCGAGAGGATGGTCTCGACCGGAGTGACGCCAGGCACGGGCTTGGCGATCCTCGCCGGATACACGGTGATCTACTGCCTGCCGTGTCTCCTCCTGCTCGTCGTCGGCATCATCAGTGGGAAGCGGGTCCGTGAACGGTTGCAGCAACTCGTCGACACGCTCGGCACCGGAACCGTGAAACGGTCGGTCCCGATCGCAGTCGTCCTCTGCCTGCTGGGGCTCGCTGTCGCGTCCGTACCGTTCTTGCTGGTCTAG
- a CDS encoding nucleotide disphospho-sugar-binding domain-containing protein, which translates to MSTFLITCTPAHGHVMPLLRIARHLVDRGDTVRFLTSRRYAAQVQAAGAELVGMTDDADVDLDHADEAFPDRVGLTGPAALRFDMSTLFLRPAPAQLAMVRAELAAHPIDAVLTEPLFLGSALALHLPDRERVPVIVLGIFPLGVPSRDTAPFGLGVTPRAGWMGRARNAALRVAARHVIFGGVQREADAVSRREVGATFGGLFLDWPRHADAIAQFSVSAFEYPRSDLAPNVHFVGPLTPAASDSSVPAWWDDLDTDRPVVHVTQGTIANSDFDQLVGPTLEALAERDVLVVVSTGGRPVEALGARVPANARVARYLPYGRLLPRVDVMVTNGGYGGVQQALAAGVPLVVAGQTEDKVEVSARVGWTGAGVNLRTSTPSTEAVGQAVERVLGEPSFRERARSLAAAYARADGLAGLTALLQTVVRRPGAPASTGVASTGSSGS; encoded by the coding sequence ATGTCCACCTTTCTCATCACCTGCACACCCGCCCACGGCCACGTCATGCCGCTGCTGCGCATCGCCCGTCACCTCGTCGACCGGGGTGACACCGTGCGCTTTCTCACCAGCCGGCGGTACGCGGCGCAGGTGCAGGCGGCGGGTGCCGAACTCGTCGGGATGACCGACGACGCCGATGTCGATCTCGACCACGCCGATGAGGCCTTTCCCGACCGGGTCGGACTGACGGGGCCCGCTGCGCTGCGCTTCGACATGAGCACCCTCTTCCTCCGACCCGCACCGGCGCAGCTCGCGATGGTGCGCGCGGAACTCGCCGCACACCCGATCGACGCCGTGCTCACCGAACCGCTCTTCCTCGGGTCGGCGCTCGCCCTCCACCTCCCCGACCGTGAGCGGGTGCCGGTGATCGTGCTCGGGATCTTCCCACTCGGGGTTCCCAGCCGCGACACGGCGCCCTTCGGCCTCGGCGTCACGCCGCGAGCGGGGTGGATGGGCCGGGCGCGCAACGCCGCACTGCGCGTGGCCGCTCGGCACGTCATCTTCGGCGGCGTCCAGCGCGAGGCCGACGCGGTCAGCCGGCGCGAGGTGGGCGCGACGTTCGGCGGTCTCTTCCTCGACTGGCCGCGCCACGCGGACGCGATCGCGCAGTTCAGCGTCTCGGCCTTCGAGTACCCGCGCTCGGATCTCGCCCCGAACGTGCACTTCGTGGGGCCGCTGACGCCCGCGGCATCCGACTCCTCTGTTCCCGCCTGGTGGGACGACCTCGACACCGATCGCCCCGTGGTCCACGTCACGCAGGGCACGATCGCCAACAGCGACTTCGATCAGCTCGTCGGGCCGACGCTCGAGGCGCTCGCCGAGCGGGATGTGCTCGTCGTCGTGTCGACGGGCGGTCGTCCGGTCGAGGCGCTCGGGGCCCGGGTGCCGGCGAACGCCCGGGTCGCGCGGTACCTCCCCTACGGCCGTTTGCTCCCTCGGGTCGATGTCATGGTGACCAACGGCGGGTACGGCGGTGTGCAACAGGCCCTCGCCGCGGGGGTGCCGCTGGTGGTCGCCGGTCAGACCGAGGACAAGGTCGAGGTGAGCGCCCGGGTGGGGTGGACGGGGGCCGGGGTCAACCTGCGCACCTCGACGCCGTCGACCGAGGCGGTCGGTCAGGCGGTGGAGCGGGTGCTGGGTGAGCCCTCGTTCCGCGAGCGGGCGCGCTCGCTCGCCGCGGCGTACGCGCGCGCGGACGGACTGGCGGGACTCACCGCGCTGCTGCAGACCGTCGTCCGCCGCCCCGGCGCGCCCGCGTCAACGGGGGTGGCGTCGACGGGGTCGTCGGGATCGTGA
- the rpsF gene encoding 30S ribosomal protein S6 — MVILNPEIDERQVAPNLDKFLKVITNADGSIDNVDIWGRRRLAYEIQKKTEGIYAVVNFTSTSEAAQELDRQLKLNESIMRTKVLRAEEAQAMVAAEKKRADEKAARKAAAPARAPRRESAEAKA; from the coding sequence ATGGTCATCCTGAACCCTGAGATCGACGAGCGCCAGGTCGCCCCGAACCTCGACAAGTTCCTGAAGGTCATCACCAACGCTGATGGCTCGATCGACAACGTCGACATCTGGGGTCGCCGCCGTCTCGCCTACGAGATCCAGAAGAAGACCGAGGGCATCTACGCCGTCGTGAACTTCACCTCGACCAGCGAGGCCGCTCAGGAGCTCGACCGTCAGCTGAAGCTCAACGAGAGCATCATGCGCACCAAGGTCCTGCGTGCCGAAGAGGCACAGGCCATGGTCGCCGCCGAGAAGAAGCGCGCCGACGAGAAGGCCGCCCGCAAGGCTGCCGCTCCCGCCCGGGCCCCGCGCCGCGAGTCGGCTGAAGCGAAGGCGTAA